From the genome of Segatella hominis, one region includes:
- the cobA gene encoding uroporphyrinogen-III C-methyltransferase codes for MNKKIRVIARGSRLSRLQVEEVFKNFPELAYEIKYLESYGDKNQQISLLNGEAPADIFTRELDDAIRQGDADIAIHSAKDLPYPLPEDMEVIALFPAFDTTDSLVSRDHKKLAELPAGSIIGTSSPLRKKGLNELRPDLTIKGIRGCIEDRVQQVKDGKYDAAIVATCALKRLGMEDEIAEVLPFPTHPLQGFLAITAKKVKSEAQRMKNQNTEGSSASEQENSSLLTLRSSLKNLLNSQGTVSLVGFGPGDPELLTIKAAKAIEAADIIFYDDLIDETYLNDKKAEKVYVGKRDGYHHKEQSEINRLLLDAARKGKNVVRLKGGDPMIFAHGSEEIEFLESNLINVNVIPGITTASALAASQKISLTHRDFSSSVALVSGHTPQPVTPDAETLVYYMGAKQLQAIATQLIDEEGWAFNTPVLLTYNVSRQDEQTFETTLWELRNGEKKDLPTPLIALIGNVAGLKHHQASDIKPTLYTGTLPDIEKRNADYTYTPLIEINNSSIFSLKDALYDEENYEYYKGKGLAWNDDDEKKPKYVVFTSQHSISSTIECIPELLEEQENYIFISIGDTTTEALHNAGIKDVTQVEEDNRFGIIKWFEKEKEKYDEANARYEDIIYPHSSLSPEDIPLALQELEFSVKSFVAYKNVMPEHPRLVNLNHFKRIVFTSPSTIDNFIELYGKLPENTEFITRGPITQKHLEEVLEAKNNRK; via the coding sequence ATGAATAAAAAGATTAGAGTTATTGCAAGAGGCAGCCGACTCTCCCGGCTGCAAGTTGAGGAAGTGTTCAAGAACTTCCCGGAACTCGCCTACGAGATTAAATATTTGGAATCTTACGGCGACAAGAACCAGCAGATTTCACTATTAAACGGTGAAGCTCCTGCTGATATTTTCACGAGAGAGCTTGACGATGCCATCCGCCAAGGAGATGCAGACATCGCCATTCATTCAGCGAAAGACTTGCCTTATCCTCTGCCTGAGGACATGGAAGTCATCGCCTTATTTCCTGCTTTCGATACGACCGATTCACTCGTTAGCAGAGACCATAAGAAACTGGCAGAACTCCCTGCCGGAAGTATCATTGGAACCAGTAGCCCACTTCGCAAGAAAGGTTTAAACGAATTACGTCCTGACCTGACTATCAAAGGAATACGCGGTTGCATTGAAGATAGAGTACAACAGGTAAAAGACGGAAAATATGATGCCGCCATCGTAGCTACTTGTGCATTAAAGCGATTGGGAATGGAGGATGAAATCGCCGAAGTACTCCCTTTCCCAACCCATCCTCTTCAAGGTTTCCTTGCCATCACAGCAAAGAAAGTGAAGAGTGAAGCACAAAGAATGAAGAATCAAAATACAGAAGGTTCTTCTGCTTCTGAGCAAGAAAATTCTTCGCTTCTCACTCTTCGTTCTTCCCTTAAGAATCTCTTGAATTCGCAAGGCACCGTATCCTTGGTAGGTTTCGGTCCTGGTGACCCAGAGCTGTTGACCATCAAGGCAGCAAAAGCCATTGAAGCCGCTGACATCATCTTTTATGATGACTTGATAGACGAGACTTATCTCAATGATAAAAAAGCAGAAAAAGTATATGTAGGAAAGAGAGACGGATATCATCATAAAGAGCAGTCTGAGATCAATCGTCTCCTGCTTGATGCAGCCAGAAAGGGTAAGAACGTAGTTCGCCTGAAAGGAGGAGATCCTATGATATTTGCTCATGGAAGCGAAGAAATCGAATTCTTAGAGAGTAATCTCATCAATGTGAATGTCATTCCGGGCATTACCACTGCCTCGGCCCTTGCCGCATCTCAGAAAATCAGTCTCACCCATCGCGATTTCTCCTCCAGCGTGGCATTGGTAAGCGGACATACCCCACAGCCAGTCACTCCTGATGCAGAAACTTTGGTGTATTACATGGGTGCCAAACAGTTGCAGGCTATCGCTACCCAACTCATCGACGAAGAGGGTTGGGCTTTCAACACCCCGGTTCTCCTCACCTACAATGTGAGCCGTCAGGACGAACAGACCTTTGAGACTACGCTTTGGGAGCTCAGAAACGGAGAGAAAAAAGATCTCCCTACTCCTCTCATCGCCCTTATCGGCAACGTGGCTGGTCTGAAGCATCATCAGGCATCAGACATCAAGCCAACACTCTACACAGGCACATTACCTGATATAGAGAAACGAAATGCCGACTACACATATACCCCGCTGATAGAAATCAATAATAGTTCTATTTTCAGTTTAAAAGATGCATTATATGATGAAGAAAACTATGAGTATTACAAAGGAAAAGGTTTAGCTTGGAATGACGATGATGAAAAGAAGCCGAAATATGTAGTCTTTACAAGTCAACATAGCATATCATCAACAATAGAATGCATACCGGAATTACTCGAGGAGCAAGAAAATTATATATTTATTTCCATTGGGGATACCACGACTGAAGCTTTGCATAATGCAGGCATCAAAGATGTGACACAGGTAGAGGAAGACAATCGCTTCGGAATCATAAAATGGTTCGAAAAAGAGAAAGAGAAATACGATGAAGCCAATGCACGATACGAGGATATTATCTATCCTCATTCCTCATTGTCACCAGAAGACATTCCTCTGGCATTGCAAGAATTAGAATTTAGCGTAAAAAGCTTCGTCGCTTACAAAAACGTGATGCCGGAGCATCCTCGCCTTGTGAATCTCAATCACTTCAAGCGGATTGTCTTCACATCGCCTTCCACTATCGACAACTTCATCGAACTGTATGGTAAATTGCCAGAGAATACTGAGTTCATCACCCGTGGTCCTATCACTCAGAAACATCTGGAAGAAGTATTGGAAGCGAAGAACAATAGAAAGTAA
- the hemA gene encoding glutamyl-tRNA reductase, with translation MVHYKSIDQSQFAEGTDIKEQEKVFDEFLQESLLEIQGSHINNHSPIPYIFLKTCNRSEIYYGEGEVPDEVARHLFRVVAGLESAIIGERAVQGQVKEAYYTAKDQRPLTAELHRLFQSALQVGKRVRNETEISHGAVSHSLAALEIMEDGNIDLKDARITIIGVNKLTADILKFLQNKGAKMVFLANRSQIKAHYLADPLGIKVYTLDEKQEFLSKTDILISATSAPHLIIRKEDIPEQKSLLAIDLAFPRDIDSRLSELPNVQLYNIRDVERKVRENIEVRGAEVEKAEAIIEEEIQEMQEALKRRKKFLEVKNEEQRVKKQRSAAEGKANSIA, from the coding sequence ATGGTACATTACAAATCGATTGACCAAAGCCAGTTCGCTGAAGGAACCGACATCAAGGAGCAGGAGAAAGTCTTCGATGAATTTCTACAAGAATCACTCTTGGAAATACAGGGAAGTCATATCAACAATCATTCCCCCATTCCTTATATCTTCCTGAAAACGTGCAACCGCAGCGAGATATACTATGGTGAAGGCGAAGTCCCGGATGAGGTAGCGCGCCATCTCTTTCGTGTGGTAGCAGGATTGGAATCTGCCATCATTGGAGAAAGAGCTGTTCAGGGACAAGTGAAAGAAGCTTATTATACAGCCAAGGACCAGCGCCCATTGACAGCCGAGCTCCATCGACTTTTCCAGAGCGCATTACAGGTAGGCAAGCGGGTGCGCAACGAAACAGAGATTTCGCATGGTGCCGTATCGCACAGTCTCGCAGCCTTGGAGATTATGGAGGATGGCAATATTGATTTAAAGGATGCCCGAATCACCATCATCGGTGTCAACAAACTGACCGCCGACATTCTGAAGTTCCTCCAGAATAAAGGAGCAAAGATGGTGTTCCTCGCCAACCGCAGCCAGATTAAGGCACATTACCTTGCTGATCCCCTCGGCATCAAGGTATATACATTGGATGAGAAGCAGGAGTTCCTGTCAAAGACAGATATCCTCATAAGCGCTACCTCAGCCCCACATCTCATCATCCGCAAGGAAGACATCCCAGAGCAGAAATCTCTGCTCGCTATAGATCTCGCATTCCCTCGTGATATCGATTCACGCCTTAGTGAACTCCCAAACGTTCAGCTCTACAATATCAGAGACGTAGAAAGAAAAGTACGTGAGAACATCGAAGTGAGAGGAGCCGAAGTAGAGAAAGCCGAAGCCATCATCGAAGAAGAAATTCAGGAGATGCAGGAGGCTTTAAAAAGAAGAAAGAAATTTTTAGAAGTGAAGAATGAAGAACAAAGAGTGAAGAAACAACGTTCGGCGGCCGAAGGGAAAGCCAATTCTATTGCTTAA
- a CDS encoding bifunctional precorrin-2 dehydrogenase/sirohydrochlorin ferrochelatase — protein MDYLPITIKIVSANILIVGGGKVATHKAQILARFTTHATVVAPEITEELKALPFHIKEKTFETADLDGVQLLFVCTGDHELNHHIKELAAERHILTSVCDDPAQCDFISPAIYRDDNLTIAVGSDSRDVKRSIRVRNRIKELIENGTLQID, from the coding sequence ATGGACTATCTTCCTATAACGATTAAAATCGTCTCCGCCAACATACTCATCGTTGGCGGAGGGAAGGTAGCGACCCACAAGGCTCAGATACTCGCTCGCTTCACCACTCATGCAACGGTTGTAGCCCCAGAGATTACAGAAGAGCTGAAGGCACTACCCTTCCATATCAAAGAGAAAACTTTCGAAACTGCAGATCTGGATGGAGTACAACTCCTCTTTGTATGTACAGGAGATCATGAGTTGAACCACCATATCAAAGAACTTGCAGCAGAACGGCATATTCTGACCAGCGTTTGCGATGACCCGGCTCAATGTGATTTCATATCCCCAGCCATCTATCGCGATGACAACCTCACCATTGCCGTTGGAAGTGATTCCAGGGATGTAAAAAGAAGCATCCGAGTAAGAAACAGAATAAAAGAATTGATAGAAAATGGTACATTACAAATCGATTGA
- a CDS encoding sulfurtransferase TusA family protein produces the protein MYRIPSTLNGDLDYTQSLIDQFKAGEIQAGQLKSNRVPMGIYEQRKNQHYMLRLRCAGGLVTPEQLAKIAFVGHQLSTSHLHVTTRQEIQIHNVDIEDAIPALKKLEKVGISSAGGGGNTVRNMMVDDRSGLTADEEFDVYPYVEELTSRLIAEKDSFTMPRKYKVAIDTSVATGNYSYIADLGLQARIKDGQRGFRVLIAGSAASNAHTGWEVFDFLPEKDLYRAAKALKNWFHKYGNRRNRHKARMRYVFYKYGTEEAKRLYLEEFEELKKDGSIDFEAPALPLEHHKPNFPPLKAPTDFETWKHRYAHKQTNAEGLKENLWYAYIPLRHGNNSTDFFAEVAEYLGNYGNDVIRFTKKEQIQVRNIPEEYLPDIYAFFKKLGVYQVDYPVVVTNLTCCTGADTCRLGICLPKGAIDAIAKQLLSSDLNLDTIPDFELRMNGCTNICALATWGDLGFSGRVGRVGDDPYPAYTVWLPVKGKHEIDLQQGYIAAKKIPAFVEDYLRDVIQEQANYADYYDYVAKRGAGFIKELIAKYKEIAPFTEEPDTFYDFGDDEKFSLIKYGKAECSAGLFDIIEIDQDTIREKLGEIDKILGNDKSHTDLTNLTDIVNEEDAKKIEKLLHDIVFSENRMLLVTRGLDPRTDEDVYQGFEKEFIAAGIIPQKFKVLTEKARNNNSLIEYQPLIDELADLLNDLYQNMDDSLQFKLSSDSSQTDAKDSKEKDNQKEKSVKSVCVSESKNANDKSVPSVKSVGQKNGSENEEKESAESAAISPDVKKDFRGVMCPMNFVKTKIALTPMQSGQILEILLDDGAPIENVPGSVKGEGHTILSTEKIENYWKVLIRKK, from the coding sequence ATGTACAGAATACCTTCTACATTAAATGGAGACTTGGACTATACCCAGTCACTCATCGACCAATTCAAGGCGGGCGAGATTCAGGCTGGTCAGTTGAAGTCGAACCGTGTACCTATGGGCATCTACGAGCAGCGCAAGAACCAGCACTATATGCTCCGACTGCGTTGTGCCGGCGGTCTCGTCACCCCAGAGCAGCTTGCCAAGATTGCCTTTGTGGGTCACCAGCTCTCCACTTCGCATCTCCACGTTACCACCCGACAGGAGATTCAGATTCACAATGTTGATATCGAAGATGCCATTCCGGCTCTGAAGAAACTGGAAAAGGTGGGCATCTCCAGCGCAGGTGGCGGTGGAAACACCGTAAGAAACATGATGGTGGATGACCGGAGCGGACTCACTGCCGATGAGGAATTCGATGTCTATCCATACGTGGAGGAACTCACCTCCCGACTCATCGCCGAGAAAGATTCGTTCACGATGCCTAGAAAATACAAGGTGGCAATAGATACCAGTGTGGCTACAGGCAACTACTCCTACATCGCCGACCTGGGTCTGCAGGCACGCATCAAGGACGGACAGCGAGGATTCAGAGTGCTCATCGCCGGTAGTGCCGCCAGCAACGCCCACACCGGTTGGGAGGTATTCGACTTTCTTCCAGAGAAGGACCTCTATCGTGCAGCCAAGGCATTGAAAAACTGGTTCCATAAATACGGAAACAGAAGAAACCGCCACAAGGCACGCATGAGATACGTGTTCTACAAATACGGAACAGAAGAAGCCAAGCGATTGTATCTCGAAGAGTTTGAGGAACTTAAAAAAGATGGTTCAATCGATTTCGAGGCTCCGGCATTGCCATTGGAACACCATAAGCCCAACTTCCCTCCACTTAAAGCTCCAACCGATTTTGAAACCTGGAAGCACCGTTACGCCCATAAGCAGACCAATGCCGAGGGCTTGAAAGAGAACCTCTGGTATGCCTACATCCCATTGCGCCACGGCAATAATTCCACCGATTTCTTTGCAGAAGTGGCTGAATATCTTGGAAATTATGGCAACGATGTGATCCGCTTCACCAAGAAGGAACAAATCCAGGTGCGAAATATCCCAGAAGAATATCTTCCGGATATCTATGCCTTCTTCAAGAAATTAGGCGTATATCAGGTAGATTATCCTGTAGTTGTCACCAACCTCACATGCTGTACTGGTGCAGACACCTGCCGACTTGGCATCTGTTTACCTAAAGGTGCGATTGATGCAATTGCCAAGCAACTCCTCAGCAGTGATTTGAATCTGGATACCATCCCTGACTTCGAACTCCGAATGAACGGATGTACCAATATCTGTGCATTGGCCACATGGGGCGACTTGGGATTCAGTGGACGTGTGGGACGTGTAGGAGATGATCCATACCCTGCCTATACGGTTTGGTTGCCAGTCAAGGGCAAACATGAGATCGACCTCCAACAGGGTTATATCGCAGCCAAGAAGATTCCTGCCTTTGTAGAAGATTATCTGAGAGATGTCATCCAGGAGCAAGCCAACTATGCAGACTACTACGATTATGTAGCAAAGCGTGGTGCAGGTTTTATCAAAGAATTGATAGCCAAGTACAAGGAGATAGCTCCGTTTACAGAAGAACCGGATACCTTTTATGATTTCGGCGACGACGAAAAGTTCTCTCTCATCAAATATGGTAAAGCAGAATGCTCAGCCGGTCTGTTTGATATCATCGAGATCGACCAGGATACCATCAGGGAGAAACTCGGAGAGATAGACAAGATATTGGGCAATGATAAGTCGCACACAGATCTCACGAATCTCACGGATATTGTAAACGAAGAGGACGCAAAGAAGATAGAGAAACTCCTCCACGACATCGTGTTCTCGGAGAACCGAATGCTGCTCGTTACCCGTGGTTTGGATCCACGCACCGACGAGGATGTATATCAGGGATTTGAGAAGGAATTCATCGCTGCTGGCATCATCCCTCAGAAGTTCAAAGTATTGACAGAAAAGGCAAGAAACAACAATTCATTGATTGAGTACCAACCCCTTATCGATGAGCTCGCAGACTTGCTCAACGATCTCTATCAGAACATGGATGATTCATTGCAGTTTAAATTGTCAAGCGATAGTTCTCAGACGGATGCAAAAGATTCCAAGGAAAAGGACAATCAGAAAGAAAAATCCGTGAAATCCGTGTGCGTTTCCGAAAGCAAGAATGCCAATGATAAATCTGTGCCATCTGTGAAATCTGTGGGACAAAAAAACGGAAGCGAGAATGAAGAAAAAGAATCTGCGGAATCTGCAGCCATATCCCCGGATGTAAAGAAAGACTTCCGAGGTGTGATGTGTCCGATGAACTTTGTAAAGACAAAGATTGCTCTCACACCAATGCAGAGTGGACAGATACTGGAGATTCTTCTCGACGATGGCGCACCTATCGAAAACGTTCCAGGCAGCGTGAAAGGCGAAGGCCACACCATACTCTCTACTGAAAAGATAGAGAACTACTGGAAAGTATTGATTAGGAAAAAGTAG
- a CDS encoding M67 family metallopeptidase translates to MKINDDVIQTIIEQAKKDAPIESCGLLLGKDDVVTESYWMENIDHSEEHFAFAPKDQFAALKYARSKGLKILANWHSHPASPSRPSQEDLRLANDPNIRYAILSLLDGKIHLNSFKVLNGKVVDKEEHYSEE, encoded by the coding sequence ATGAAGATTAACGACGACGTAATACAGACCATCATCGAGCAAGCCAAAAAGGACGCTCCCATTGAGAGTTGCGGACTTCTGTTAGGCAAGGATGATGTGGTGACGGAAAGCTACTGGATGGAGAACATCGACCATAGCGAGGAGCATTTTGCCTTTGCTCCGAAAGACCAGTTTGCGGCTCTGAAATACGCCCGAAGCAAGGGCTTGAAGATTCTCGCCAACTGGCACAGTCACCCTGCATCGCCTTCCCGCCCATCGCAGGAAGACCTTCGGCTGGCAAACGATCCCAACATCCGTTATGCCATCCTCTCATTGCTCGACGGAAAGATTCACCTCAATTCATTCAAGGTTCTGAATGGAAAGGTGGTGGATAAGGAAGAACATTATAGTGAAGAGTGA
- a CDS encoding HesA/MoeB/ThiF family protein: MIELSEEQIERYSRHILLQDVGLEGQEKLLNAKVLIIGAGGLGSPVSLYLAAAGVGHIGIVDADVVDLSNLQRQVIHQTKDLGRPKVESAKEKMIGINPDVEVTTYHDFLDSHNAEEIIQPWDFIIDGTDNFPAKFLINDACVRLGKAFSHGGILRFQGQTFTHLPGTACYRCFFKEPPPAGVVPTCSQAGVLGAIAGMLGTIQAAEALKYFLGVGDLLTDRLLTFDAKTMNFRTIKVKKRASCEICGDHPTIDHLIDYEQAACDLKHH, translated from the coding sequence ATGATAGAATTAAGTGAAGAACAAATTGAGAGATATAGCCGACATATCCTGCTTCAGGATGTAGGTCTCGAAGGACAGGAAAAGCTCCTCAATGCCAAAGTCCTAATTATCGGTGCAGGAGGTTTAGGCTCACCAGTATCTCTTTATCTGGCAGCAGCCGGAGTGGGACATATCGGTATCGTAGATGCAGACGTTGTTGATCTGAGCAACCTGCAACGACAGGTCATTCATCAGACCAAAGATTTGGGAAGACCTAAGGTGGAAAGTGCCAAGGAGAAGATGATTGGCATCAATCCGGACGTAGAGGTAACTACCTATCATGATTTCCTTGATTCCCACAATGCAGAGGAAATCATCCAGCCTTGGGATTTCATCATTGATGGAACAGACAATTTCCCAGCAAAATTCCTCATCAATGATGCCTGTGTTCGATTAGGCAAAGCCTTTTCTCATGGCGGTATTCTCCGCTTCCAGGGTCAGACCTTTACACATCTGCCAGGAACAGCATGTTATCGCTGTTTCTTCAAGGAGCCACCTCCAGCAGGTGTCGTTCCGACCTGTAGTCAGGCAGGAGTTTTAGGAGCCATTGCCGGTATGTTAGGAACCATTCAGGCTGCAGAAGCATTGAAATATTTCCTGGGCGTAGGCGATCTCCTGACAGACAGACTGCTCACCTTCGATGCCAAGACGATGAACTTCCGCACCATCAAGGTGAAGAAACGTGCATCCTGCGAAATCTGCGGCGACCACCCTACCATCGATCATCTCATCGACTACGAGCAGGCTGCGTGTGATTTGAAGCATCACTAG
- the thiS gene encoding sulfur carrier protein ThiS, whose amino-acid sequence MAQIIVNDEKQEVTLPLTLAELIKINKVFQPEMVTIQVNEDFVEREDYEKIQLKEGDRVDFLYFMGGGAC is encoded by the coding sequence ATGGCACAGATTATTGTAAACGACGAAAAGCAGGAAGTAACACTTCCTCTCACATTGGCAGAACTGATAAAAATCAATAAAGTGTTCCAGCCAGAAATGGTAACCATTCAGGTAAACGAAGATTTCGTAGAAAGAGAAGACTACGAGAAAATACAACTGAAAGAAGGTGACCGTGTAGATTTCCTATATTTCATGGGAGGAGGCGCTTGCTAA